Proteins encoded in a region of the Leishmania major strain Friedlin complete genome, chromosome 14 genome:
- a CDS encoding putative protein kinase: MDKYTKVKNIGKGNMGTCTLARNNEDGKYYVIKQVDLTRMSKKDRQQSLNEARVLSSLRHPNIINYVDSFLARKSDNLCIVMEYAESGDVCTRLKKHYGVNVPERQVVDWLIQLVLSLDYVHQRKILHRDVKTQNIFLTHENLIKLGDFGIARTLANTYDQAQTFVGTPYYLSPELILEQPYDHRSDVWALGVVLYEMLTLKHPFNAKDMKGLLQRILAVHYDPLPTMYSAELRDIVARMLVRDPAGRIKLDEILQIPIVRERIRQWLKEPDVVPQHYVRSLCKHHLLPDFQDEATAMPSTRSAARAAAAMAHEEWRTTSEATSAQTDGDVCARKDTDTRPHVTLGGPFSIPSTAARTAAAVCTSSADEESSDGVRPSIPPLKPYSNLPQLGMASPQLYTPQLPQMHPRVQSNNRASSPSRLFRSPFSTPSVARSAALPISRQQGDPVSQSSPAPLPLQRPIARAKAPTRPYARPYVAQPHLSPSPGYLFAANPRKNPIDARRQQSSRPSGPYLNPLFAAPRQMAPAYRSLVPPLPPPPDIKAMLQRAAAERARR, from the coding sequence ATGGACAAGTACACGAAAGTGAAGAATATTGGCAAGGGCAACATGGGTACCTGCACCCTTGCTCGCAACAACGAGGATGGCAAGTACTACGTCATCAAGCAGGTGGATCTCACGCGGATGAGCAAGAAGGACCGGCAGCAGAGCCTGAATGAGGCGCGAGTGCTGAGTTCACTGCGACACCCGAACATCATCAATTATGTTGACAGCTTTCTAGCCCGCAAGTCGGACAACCTTTGCATTGTGATGGAGTACGCCGAAAGCGGGGACGTCTGTACGCGCCTAAAGAAGCATTACGGTGTAAACGTGCCGGAGCGGCAAGTGGTGGACTGGCTCATACAGCTGGTGCTGAGTCTCGACTACGTGCATCAGCGCAAGATCCTTCACCGCGATGTCAAGACGCAGAACATATTCCTCACCCACGAAAACCTCATCAAACTAGGCGACTTTGGCATTGCTCGCACGCTGGCGAACACGTACGACCAGGCCCAGACGTTTGTCGGCACACCTTACTACCTATCCCCTGAGCTGATTTTGGAGCAGCCCTACGACCACCGTAGCGATGTGTGGGCACTCGGCGTAGTCCTGTACGAGATGCTCACGCTCAAGCACCCTTTCAATGCAAAAGACATGAAaggactgctgcagcgcatcctcGCTGTGCATTATGACCCTCTACCAACCATGTACAGCGCCGAGTTGCGGGACATAGTGGCGCGGATGCTGGTGCGCGACCCAGCTGGACGGATCAAGCTGGACGAAATCTTGCAGATACCGATAGTTCGTGAGCGCATTCGGCAGTGGCTCAAAGAGCCCGACGTAGTACCGCAGCACTACGTACGCTCCCTGTGCAAGCACCACCTGCTGCCGGATTTCCAGGATGAGGCAACTGCTATGCCCTCCACCAGGTCCGCCGCAAGGGCTGCCGCGGCCATGGCGCACGAAGAATGGCGCACCACCTCTGAGGCCACCTCGGCCCAGACGGATGGGGACGTCTGCGCCCGAAAAGATACTGACACGCGTCCGCATGTGACGCTAGGTGGGCCCTTCTCCATCCCCTCCACAGCTGCGCGTACAGCGGCGGCTGTGTGTACCTCAAGTGCAGACGAGGAATCTTCAGACGGGGTGCGACCATCCATACCGCCTCTGAAGCCGTATAGCAACCTGCCGCAGCTGGGAATGGCGTCACCGCAGCTGTACACGCCCCAGCTGCCACAAATGCATCCACGGGTGCAGAGCAACAACAGGGCTTCTAGCCCCTCGCGACTATTCAGATCACCTTTTAGCACTCCCAGCGTTGCACGatctgcggcgctgccgatcTCTCGGCAGCAAGGCGATCCCGTGAGCCAGTCCTCGCCAGCGCCCCTGCCGTTGCAGCGACCTATTGCTCGCGCCAAGGCTCCCACTAGGCCCTATGCACGCCCCTACGTGGCGCAGCCCCACCTGTCCCCATCGCCCGGCTACCTTTTCGCGGCCAATCCACGCAAGAACCCGATCGACGCGCGGCGTCAGCAAAGCAGCAGGCCCTCAGGCCCCTACCTAAACCCTTTGTTTGCTGCGCCTCGCCAGATGGCGCCCGCGTACAGGTCACTagtccctcccctcccgccgccgcccgacATCAAGGCaatgctgcagcgcgccgccgccgagcgcgCACGACGCTGA
- a CDS encoding putative glutathione-S-transferase/glutaredoxin, whose product MFGRGTFSRKVLVGTTVAGFVGVGAGYTMYQRRLRDNRSVTAEAFNAMQDATKLDEAFKKLCDPKEHPLIQFYRYTTCPWCGTVKAFLDYNKIPHECVEVEPMFKTELAESLYKKVPQLRFESEAGARSYLVDSQIIVDTLSEKMGLGGQLKDEDVNKWRTWARSSLVRFVTLEFNHSLPAAWAGYSYIDSCDTIPYANKLFLKVIGAPVMYLVAMMVTKPRLVKAGLMKPDDDPKQRLHDEVNRFTAEALVDPKSKKPRTFHGGRKPDLVDLDTYGVLQSVRNHRIYNEMVTETQIGPWLEAMDRLMGKV is encoded by the coding sequence ATGTTCGGCAGGGGAACGTTTTCCCGAAAGGTCCTCGTCGGCACGACGGTGGCAGGTTTTGTGGGGGTCGGTGCTGGGTACACAATGTAccagcggcgcctgcgcgacaACCGCAGCGTGACCGCGGAAGCCTTCAATGCAATGCAGGACGCCACGAAGCTAGACGAGGCCTTCAAGAAGCTCTGCGACCCCAAAGAGCACCCCCTCATTCAGTTTTACCGGTACACCACCTGCCCGTGGTGCGGCACCGTCAAGGCATTTCTGGACTACAACAAGATCCCGCACGAGTGCGTGGAGGTGGAGCCAATGTTCAAGACGGAGTTGGCGGAGAGCCTGTACAAGaaggtgccgcagctgcggttCGAGTCCGAGGCCGGCGCCAGGTCGTACCTGGTCGACTCGCAAATCATTGTTGACACGCTTAGCGAGAAGATGGGTCTTGGTGGCCAGCTAAAGGATGAGGATGTGAACAAGTGGCGCACGTGGGCCCGCAGCTCTCTCGTCCGCTTTGTCACTCTCGAGTTCAACCACTCCCTCCCCGCTGCGTGGGCTGGCTATTCCTACATCGACAGCTGCGACACCATCCCCTACGCCAACAAGCTCTTCCTCAAGGTGATTGGAGCGCCTGTGATGTACCTGGTTGCCATGATGGTCACCAAGCCGCGTCTTGTGAAGGCCGGTCTCATGAAACCCGACGACGACCCgaagcagcgcctgcacgaCGAGGTCAACCGGTTCACTGCTGAGGCACTCGTCGACCCCAAATCCAAGAAGCCGCGAACCTTCCACGGCGGCAGAAAGCCGGACCTGGTTGACCTCGACACCTATGGCGTTCTACAGTCGGTCCGTAACCACCGCATTTACAACGAGATGGTTACTGAGACACAGATCGGCCCATGGCTGGAGGCGATGGACAGGCTCATGGGAAAGGTCTAG
- the SCGL gene encoding putative phosphoglycan beta 1,3 galactosyltransferase, with protein sequence MMDNCVDGGTGGDGSSHLRRSTTAEPRYGVCRRGDGDDDDYDKGRSVSVLSRLLMTLGGFSWSAPTQEGGGGRAPTTTAAATTHRRRRGMVTARTLLSDGARICFTFLFCCCCCPFTKKLLGETTRRRNSVIVATENTAENAMLVIRRTWERHRGLLVTFASAYVFLLWWVGLPLAQTAVVSLLESEELFIARLQYVGLPDALHPPTHPMAVLLQQLAVPPALMSLRRVSVLPRNGGRGGAAEANPDASEGMSKSVRQQLFDRYRTRSAALAMEGLRLSYTQRHPRLFFIRSSRTLTASQVPSWTLHVVEDGCAECLQGQGYAEAVKGMAVELDQTSPRTAEDDSVSRAAPSQVQGAVFATSNAPLGRIGPMLLAMASVTDDVEVAAELRKWRWLAPVRASEVRKDSPRAPRGSFKCASSKPYLAVLGIPSTDQPARVALREAQRQTWFTYHEVARTETGFEGALLPLYIFGAVEWPAPTRQPTGAPVTPSARDDGEGTVRGGGKAAGKPARLDAAYVSIDTQRLSTDPSLLLPRIDELTAAVELRTATLAAAAGATIAADQDAPLLEMPTVTQRRRRMTLRPSWRNERSTDSPCDAIVDQTVRMTAASATPPSVPLLQVAQHLSLPVAPLVAAPARFVCYASSALWQEALERRDSLWIDMLTDRRPATGKTVGGEGKWGLRVEVGMSQKLILWLMYAYCTFPEVPFIMKGDDDTYIKVPQYLSDIRYLQRGRKTRVPPPHDVDTEHATVENAQLVKSTEECVYWGSMRRWNGEVYFSAGMLLLLHRRLVQTVVEVRTEFNNDVLYLAAADYSAAYAHSYYASMMDHEDVMLGKLLMERRFRADRLCPFRRHWYVWEDLQRFHDLHRGRVRNVTWASVALHRCRPADAHYLHYFFAQEHRYSGSGVAAERSAEGGQEGDAIPRNERAERAARQAAQSWVADRLRPVLQASGNVAERAARKFDAAALTTAEEGAGWSSLPDVLWALQRDCSVHTPPYLSTRDGVAIDDVEYVPFSDGVLVLNGWKARILL encoded by the coding sequence atgATGGACAATTGCGTTGACGGTGGcactggcggcgacggcagctcACATCTGCGGCGCTCTACTACGGCAGAGCCCCGCTACGGTGTTTGCCGTCGTGGTGACGGGGACGATGACGACTACGACAAGGGCAGATCAGTCAGTGTGCTTTCACGACTGTTGATGACTCTCGGGGGTTTCTCATGGAGCGCACCAAcgcaggagggaggcggcggtcgtgcccccaccaccactgctgctgctactacTCACCGCCGACGTCGCGGTATGGTGACGGCGAGAACGCTTCTCAGTGACGGCGCTCGCATTTGCTTTACTTTTCTcttttgctgttgctgctgcccgttTACGAAGAAGCTGCTCGGCGAGACTACGCGGCGCCGCAACAGCGTTATTGTGGCCACCGAGAACACCGCTGAAAATGCGATGCTCGTCATCCGCCGCACGTGGGAACGACATCGCGGCCTTCTCGTTACCTTCGCTAGCGCATATGTTTTTCTCCTGTGGTGGGTTGGTTTACCGCTTGCCCAGACCGCCGTTGTGTCTCTGTTGGAGAGCGAAGAGTTGTTCATCGCGCGGCTGCAGTATGTCGGGCTGCCAGACGCGCTCCATCCACCGACGCACCCAatggcggtgctgctacAGCAACTAGCTGTGCCACCAGCATTGATGTCGCTGCGCCGGGTCTCAGTGCTGCCTCGCAACGGTGGCAGGGGCGGGGCTGCTGAAGCGAACCCTGATGCGAGCGAGGGCATGTCTAAGTccgtgcggcagcagctctttGACCGCTaccgcacgcgcagcgccgcgttAGCCATGGAGGGGCTGCGCTTGTCATACACGCAACGACATCCGCGCCTCTTCTTTATCCGTTCCTCTCGCACTCTGACGGCGTCGCAGGTGCCGTCGTGGACATTGCATGTGGTGGAGGATGGCTGCGCCGAGTGCCTGCAGGGTCAAGGGTatgcggaggcggtgaaAGGGATGGCCGTTGAACTCGACCAAACCTCACCACGCACCGCAGAAGACGATAGTGTctcgcgcgcggcgccgtcgcaggtcCAGGGAGCGGTGTTTGCCACGTCGAACGCGCCACTGGGCCGCATCGGGCCGAtgctgctggcgatggcGAGCGTGACGGACGACGTGGAGGTGGCTGCGGAACTGCGCAAGTGGCGCTGGCTCGCGCCGGTGAGGGCTAGCGAGGTTCGCAAGGACTCGCCTCGTGCGCCACGTGGCTCATTCAAGTGCGCGTCCTCTAAACCGTATCTGGCGGTGCTCGGCATCCCCTCCACCGATCAACCAGCGCGCGTTGCGTTacgtgaggcgcagcggcagactTGGTTCACGTACCATGAGGTGGCACGCACCGAGACTGGTTTTGAGGGGGCGCTACTGCCGTTGTACATCTTCGGGGCTGTAGAGTGGCCTGCTCCGACTCGGCAGCCTACGGGTGCGCCGGTGACGCCGAGCGcccgcgacgacggcgaaggGACCGTccgtggaggaggcaagGCCGCTGGAAAGCCTGCGCGCCTTGATGCCGCTTATGTGAGTATCGACACCCAGCGCCTCAGTACCGACCCCTCACTACTCCTGCCGCGCATCGACGAACtcaccgccgcggtggagctTCGGACGGCAACactcgctgcagctgccgggGCTACCATCGCCGCCGACCAAGACGCTCCGCTGCTGGAGATGCCTACCGTCACGCAGCGAAGGCGTCGAATGACACTGCGGCCTTCGTGGCGGAATGAGCGCTCGACTGACTCGCCCTGCGACGCCATCGTGGACCAAACCGTGAGGatgacggcagcgtcggcgacTCCGCCATCGGTGCCGCTTctgcaggtggcgcagcacctttCCTTGCCTGTTGCGCCCCTTGTCGCAGCCCCCGCGCGCTTTGTCTGCTACGCATCGTCGGCCCTCtggcaggaggcgctggagcgtCGGGATAGCCTCTGGATCGACATGCTGACGGACCGGCGTCCTGCCACCGGCAAGACCGTCGGCGGGGAGGGCAAGTGGGGGTTGAGGGTGGAGGTGGGTATGAGCCAAAAGCTGATCCTGTGGCTAATGTACGCCTACTGTACCTTTCCGGAAGTGCCGTTCATTATGAAGGGCGACGATGATACGTACATTAAGGTGCCGCAGTACCTGAGCGACATCCGCTACCTGCAACGTGGCCGCAAGACACgcgtgccaccgccgcacgaCGTTGATACGGAACACGCCACCGTCGAGAACGCACAGCTCGTCAAGTCTACAGAGGAGTGTGTGTACTGGGGCAGCATGCGGCGCTGGAACGGCGAGGTGTACTTCAGTGCCGGCATGCTCTTGCTGCTTCACCGTCGGCTTGTCCAGACCGTCGTGGAGGTACGCACGGAGTTCAACAACGATGTGCTGTACCTCGCCGCGGCTGACTACAGCGCCGCCTACGCCCATTCCTACTACGCGAGCATGATGGACCACGAGGACGTGATGCTGGGCAAGTTACTGATGGAGCGACGCTTCCGGGCAGATCGGCTGTGTCCGTTTCGGCGCCACTGGTACGTTTGGGAAGATCTGCAGCGTTTTCACGATctgcaccgcggccgcgtgcgCAACGTGACGTGGGCGTCTGTCGCTctgcaccggtgccgcccTGCGGATGCGCATTACCTGCACTACTTCTTTGCCCAGGAGCACCGCTACAGTGGCAGCGGGGTAGCAGCTGAAAGATCTGCTGAGGGAGGCCAGGAAGGCGATGCAATACCACGCAACGAGCGTGCggagcgcgcggcacgtCAGGCTGCGCAGAGTTGGGTGGCCGACCGCTTGCGACCGGTACTGCAGGCAAGCGGCAACGTTGCGGAGCGTGCCGCACGCAAGTTTGATGCTGCGGCTCTTACGACAGctgaggagggggcgggatGGTCCAGTCTTCCCGACGTTCTCTGGGCGTTGCAGAGGGATTGCAGTGTGCACACGCCGCCTTACCTCTCCACCCGTGACGGGGTGGCCATCGACGATGTCGAGTACGTGCCGttcagcgacggcgttctCGTGCTGAATGGGTGGAAGGCACGCATTCTTTTATGA